The following nucleotide sequence is from Leopardus geoffroyi isolate Oge1 chromosome A1, O.geoffroyi_Oge1_pat1.0, whole genome shotgun sequence.
TCTAAAGCCAGGACAACTTTGCAGAACGGGAGGTCTGATACCTGCTGGGGGCACGCTTCCTTGATCATCCTGGCCTATTCAGATTTGTTTTCAGACAGTATTTGTTGTGGCAATAAATGAACACACCCACATTTGCCCATCTCAGTGGAAGTCATCGTGGGCAATCTTTGGAAAAAGTGCTTTTCAGTTTTCCAGCTGTCTTTGCCCAAGACACCTATGAGGTACTCACTAAATTCGGGTTAGGAGTCCCACGTGAAAGCCAGTTTGATTCTTTAAAGGCAGCCCTCGGTTTTCACCTAAAAATGCCTTCTTTATTCAAATTTGATTATTCACCTCGCTTCCCGGACTTAGCTCTGAGTGACTCAGCTTTCTCTGGCGTCAACCCTTAGAGTTTGAAGgttttcgattttttttttttttttttttttagtgggaaTATATTCAAAACAACTTGCCACAAGGTTGGAAACCAGTTCAAGCATCACGGACGCTGAAATCTGCATCTCGCTTCTCAAGGTGACTCCTCTTGGGGCTGTGGGGGACCGGGAGGTTGTGAAGGATCAGTTGCATAATCATGATGTGTCCTCTCCTGCCACGGACGAGGCGAGGCGGTGGCGCCCGCCTGAGGCCGGTCACGCTGGGGAGGCCCACCCTCCCCGGGGGGGAGAGGCGTGCAGAGCACCAGGCAGCTCCTGGAGGCGCAGAAGAATTCCCACGGGAGACTGGAAAGAAGCGGGCCTGCCCGGAAAGTCGCAGGGGTGGAATACGACGGGCTCCACCAGTGCACGAGCTGGGCGCCCAGCCCATCTGGCCTCAGGAGCTGCCAGCGCGTGGGGCCCATGACCAGGTGAGGTCACCCGCGATGGCGTCCCCGAGAGGCCACGCCTGCCACTCAGGTGCTGTTTGGGTGAAGGAGGGCACGAGTTTGCTCTGTTATTCCACAGCCTCATTCTAAGACCCTCGGAGCCCCTGGCCCGCGGGTTGGGACCCTGCCGGCGACAATGGTGAGGAGGCCCcgggtgtgtgtggggtgggggggggggggcagacgtCCGGCCGGGACAGGCAGGTCCAGCTGCCCCAGGCGGGTGAGCAGCGTCAGCCTGTCCCTTATTCTGCCTTTTCCCTCCTCATGGTCAAATCCAGGTACTGAGCGAGCACGCGCCTTGCATGGGTGACATTGGAAAGCACAGCTGGTCCAGGCTGGGAGAGTTAAATTAGAACAATTTTAATTAGGGCCTCATAACTGCCAGCGCTtttcattcagttattcattaACGCTCGTCCCACAAACATTTGTTAAGTACCCGCTGTGTGCCAGCTACTGGCACCATGATGCTTAACCATTTGGGAGCCAAAGTGATTACGAGAGAAATCGCCTGGTTTTTTGGCTGAGCCAGGGAGGCAGTGGCTGGAATCCTCTGCAGGAGAACCATCACGTTATTGTCTTTCACAAAGGCAGATGGTACATGCAGATTTGTGGGCGCGATAGTTTAGCATAAGCAGCACTTTCATCAAAGTAATTTCAAggtctttgttacagcagcctccgcaccccccgccccaaggTCAGCATTTCACCAGCCTGAGTGCCGTTTGCTTGGGGTCCGACACAGCCATCTGTCAGATGTTCCGGGGAACCTGGCCGCAAGGGAAGCGCTATCTGGGAACCAGGAACAGTGAAGCTGGTCCGTTCCCCAGGAAGAGAGAGACCGAAGGAAAAATTAACCCAGGAACTGAGTCACGCATCCACGTCTATCTGTGTGCGGGGAGTCGGATTCGATCCTTCCGTCTTTGCCAGATCGCAGACAGGGTCGTCTCGGCGCAAGCAGAGGATCTGGAAGTTACTACGCTCTCGGGAACCATGCAGGTGGTCATGCCTGTGCTTCGTCCCGTGACCTCCCCACGCCCCTGTCACCACTGCCAGAGGGACTTCTGATCACTGTCCCCACCGTGGCCTCGCATCAAACTCCCGACTGCTAAACTCCAGCATGCGGTCGCCACGTCTCGGGTGCCCTGCGTCGGCCAAGCCTGGCTCACCTCTCCAGAGGCAGCTCCCATCCTGTCCTGgggtcaccaccacccccccccccaggcacatACAGtcatacaaatacacacaacacacatgcacacgtataCACGCAAACACATGCGTgtacatgtgcgtgcacacaccacacacacatgcacacacaccagtAAAACGCCAACCCTCCTGCCCAGGCCAGGGTCCCTTCCTCTCCGACTTCCTCGCCTGGTTCTCTCCTGCTTCGCTTTATTCTTGATTCTACCGGCTGGGTTCGGCTGCGATGTTAGTGGCGTGGGCTTCTCACAGCACGGTGACTTCTCCCAGGCACCCTGCGGCTCCTTCCAGGAGGAATACAgcatctatctttctttcttcctttttttaaaattgttttaacgttacttatttttgagagacagagagaaaggtagagcatgagtgggggaggagcagagagagagggagacacagaatccaaagcaggctccgggctctgagctgccagcccagagcccgacatggggctcgaacccacgaactgtgagatcatgacctgagcctgagccgaagttagatgcttaaccgaccgagccccccaggcgcccccagcatctGTCTTTATGCCCCAATTTCCCAGCTCACAGACAGTGAGAGACACATAACCTGTCTTTCTTCCCGCGTTGGGTTCGGAGACAAGGAAATCGGACTATCCTGCAAGTATAAATGCCCTCTGGCTCAGAGCTAACTCCTCCAGTGGTCAAATTTGGGCCAAGGCCTGGGCAAACCATAAATGTTGCAAACACAGTGCTACCGGCACTCTTCATGCATTGATGTATTTAATCCGTACAACAACCCACTCGTGGCTGTTATCGTCACCACTACACAGACGAactgagaggcacagagaggttcaataactttcccaaggccacagagctggtaagtggatttaaacccaggcagcTCTAGAGCTGGTCTCTTAGCCAGAGCCGAAGAGGTCTTGCCTCACCAAGGGTCCCTATCCCCAGGGCTCCATCACCCACACATGCTCATGACACTACCCATGCCGCAGAAACAGCATCCCAAGGTTAAAGGCATCCAATAAGAACCATTTTGTCATGCCGAGGGATTCTGTGGGTCGAGACTTGCGTGGGGTAAACTGGGGATGGATGGCAGGCTCAGCGGGGAAGACGTGCGTCATCCGGGGCTGGGGTCATCTGGAGGCTTCCGGACTCTCAGTTCCCGGCCTGGGATGACGAGAAGGCTGGGTTCGGCTGCGATGTTAGTGGCGTGGGCTTCTCACAGCACGGTGACTGACACCTGAGCAGGAGCGAGCACGCCAAGGGGGAATATTCCAGGAGAACCAGGCAGAAGCTTCGGGACCTGTTCTGACCTAACCTCAGAAGTCCCGGGGCGTCGCTTACTGCCACGTGCTATTAGTTACAAGGCAGCCGGAGGCTGGGAGAAAGAGACTCCATTTCTCAGCAAGGGCGTGACAAGGTCACGTTGCAGGAGTgcctgagggaggggagagaatacTGTGGAAAACACAGCTTGCCTAGCCCGGGCCTGCCTACTGCAGAAACTTCTTTGCCCCAATTTGAGTGACCTCATCCTGAAGGTATTCACTTCTCACTTTGGTTGTCTTGTTGTTCCTGTGAGTGAGGAACCACCTTTGACTGGTAATGTGAGCATTTTGCAGGTGGACTGGGTGACCCAAAATGGCGACCCAACTAGAGAAGGCTCAACCGGTCCTGACAGCGGCCTCTGTCTCGTGTTGCGCCAGAGTCTTACCTGGTAGTTGGGCCATAGAAGACAACGATGGCACTACTTTTCATCAGTACTGTACTACGCCTGACCGAAAACTCTTCTCCAGTTGTATTGTTTGGGGACTCGTTGAGaacatgggttcaaggcccatcCACAGAGTCTGGTTGAATTGTCTGGGGCCGggaagcattgattttttttttttctagggtCCACAGGTAATGCTGTTGGACACCTGAGCTGGAGAACACCTGTCTTAGATGAAGACCTTTGTGACTCTTGGCTTAGACCACCTTCTACCTCCAGAGGCCAAGTAGGTGTGTGGTGCCTTCACCGGCTCCCAGACACAACATActctttttaaagagtttgtgCACTCGGGCTGTCACTTGCCCATTGGCCCAGGCTAAGTAGCTATCTGTGCTGAAAAACTATGGGGCAGATACAACGTGCTAGCTGCCGCGTTCCCTGGTGATGGCCGGCAGGTGCAAATCTGAAATGCAGACTCATTGCGTGGCTATCATTCTTCCTAATAACTCAGAAGAAGGGGCCAAGAGCATTTCCCCAAGATACTACTTGCCTGTAAATGACACtccagagggagaagaaggaagctcCCCCTGATTTTCTTTCCCTGGCCTTGGGCAGTGTGGGCATTTGTCTTCACAAACGATGCTCAAAATATGTTTGGCAGCAATCTGgtttttggggttgttttttgttttttggggttttttttaatgggagtGCACAAAAGCTTGTGCCAgtacctttaaatattttagacgCTCCTAAAATGTCATCTGGCTGaaccaatcttttttttccaatttggtgTGAGATGCACGAATGCTAATTTAAGCAATCGACTCATAACTGAGCAATGAAACCATGACAGAAGAAGCTCTCTGTGCAGGCGGGGATGGGGCCATAACTCCTTCTGTGTAGGAACATGCCACAGTATTGCAAAAGTGTTGGCTTGTCTCCCGGAGTGATAAGAACACCGTTAATGTTCCTTAGAGCTGCTTCCTATAGGCGGTTCAACCTATGTTTCAGGAGGGCAAGATCAAAACGAATGACGTATCTGTTGAAGTGCTAGGGAGGCCACCTTCACTTTGACCAAGAACCTCTGGATCCTGTTTGCTGCTGTCACTGgccgtgtggccttgggcaagttattttaaCCTCTCATGTGCATCCCACCATTTTGAAACACTCACCGCCACTAGATGGGTTTTTCCAGGGAGTGAGGTTGCATCCTGTTCCCAATTCAGTAATAACTGGGAGTATTGCTGCAAAGCTTTGaagccttccccaccccacctcaaacACACgcatgtacacaaacacacacacacacacacacacacacacacacacacgcctctcTGGATGGCCTCCTCACTCCCACAGGATCCTacacagagtagatgctcaaaCCTTGCACCTTGGCTTGAGATAACGTGGCTCTGATCACCTGGGGTAGAAAGGGGCACAGCTGGCTTTGCTGAGGACACTCAGGAAACATGCAGAGCTTCTGGGTCATTGGAATCTTCTAGAAGCTCACTTAGTCCCACATGAGTCCCAGATGAGTCTCCTCCTCATCTTCTGCCAGGAAATGAAGCTCTTCTCTTCCAGGGAAGGCTGTCAGTGCCAAGCTCACCTTTGCTCCATTTGCAACCGCCCTGGGCAACTGGAGGCTGCACTGCCCCCTAGAGGCTTGGGGCATTTTGTCCCCAAAGTTTTTATGGTAGAGATCCTTTTGTTTCTCTAACttttaatactataaaatattttctttttatgataagatttgtatatattttatgttatattcatTGAtttcaaccttttatttttaaataatagcaaaCTTACAGAAGAGTTGCAAGAATAGCATGAAAATTTGtcatatacccttcacccagaCATACCCATTGTgaacattttgctgtattttgccaCATCATCCCTCTTTCCCTAGATAAGCGTCCATATTACTTTCCCCGGTCATTGCAGACATCACGGCTCTTCATCCCTAAATTTTCCCACATAGATCTCCTAAGATCAAGAACCTTCTTTCCCATACCCACAGTGCAGTATCTGAGCCAGGACATTCATCACTGATAGAGTCCTATCATCTAATTACCAAGGGCTCCAGTGATGTCCGTATAGAATTGCCTTCCAGTCTAGGGTCCAAATCAGAAGCACATATTATATTTGGTTTACAATTCTCTTCGGTCTCCTTTAATCTGATGTCTCTTGTTAGCttttttttgcttgtgtgtgtgtgttacatgaCAGTAACACTTTTGAAGGGCGCATGTAAGTAGCTATCAAAGAGGTACAATAGAATAGTGGTAAAAACTCTCGTATACTCTTCACCCAGATTTTCTGAaatttgggtgggttttttttggttattagtatttttttaatgtttgttcatttttgaaagacagagagagacagagcacaagcaggggaggggcagagagagaggaagacacagaatccaaagcaggctccgggctctgagctgtcagcactgagcccaacgcggggctcgaactcatgaaccgggagatcacgagctgagctgaagtcggatgctcaaccggctgagccgcccaggcgcccctcttttttttttaattcaagttagttagcatttacTGTAGTTCAGTGAAATTTGGGTTTATCCGAGGTTTCCTCATCACTAGATTCGGATTATGCATTTTTGGTCAGAATATATAGTGAAGTGTCTCTGTCATTGCCTCCCCTATGGAGACACTTGATGTCAATTTTGTCCATTTACTGATAATATTGACTGAAGTTCGAATcacatgttttcatgtatttgttggcaTTTGTGTATCATCTTAGGGAAAATGCCTATACAAGTCCTtcgcccatttttaaactgggttgtttgtcttgTTGTTGGGCtgtaagagttatttatatattctagatattagacTCTTCTCAGGTGTATGGCTCACAAATATTTCCTGCTATTCTgtgtgttttttcacttttttgatgatttccttttttttttttttttttgtagttattcattttttgagagagacagagagagaacaggggaggggcagcatgagagacaatcccaagcaggctctctgctgtcagcatggagcccgactcagggcttaaagtcacgaaccatgagcttgTGACTtcaaccaaaaccaagagtcagacgctcaactgactgagccacccaggcgccccattttaagTTAGTTTTTGTATAGACGTAAGGTAAGAGTCAAAAGTCATTCATTCTTTGGCACGTgtctatccagttgtcccagctccatttgttaaaaagacatcCTTTCTCCCAATGCTCTTGGagctcttgtcaaaaatcagttggccatagacacgtgggtttatttctggactctcagttctacTCTGCCAATATATTTATCCTGTGCAAGTACCACACTGTCTCAATTACTACTGTTTTGCTGGATGTTTTGAAAGAGGGAAGtgtgacgcctgggtggctcagttgggtaagcgtccgacttcagcccgggtcatgatctctcggtctgtgagttcgagccccgtgtcgggctctgtgctgagagctcagagcctggagcctgcttctgattccgtgtctccctctctttctgcccctcccctactcatgctctgtctctctctgtctcagaaataagtaaacattaaaaaaaaatttggaagaggAAGTGTGAGCCTTCCtactttgccctttttttttcaagattgggCTATTCAGAATTAGCCCTTAAGTTTTGATGCAAAATAAATGCTGGGACTTTCTTTTAATAGCAAGTCTATGTATAATTATccaattatcttattttttaactgtttaatttgtatttgtgtCTATGATTGTGCTCATCagtttatacatataaaaatctTCAAGATAAATacacagatagatagatggatagatggatggatggatggatagatagatagataaaaagggaaagaatgaatttGCAATGTGCTTCTGGACGGCGAGACAGAGATATGCACACATGGAGGAGAATTTGCAAGACTGGAGGATACTTTGACCCAAAGCACTTGCCTGGTTGAGCCAGTAATAAGTAACAGAGGTCTAGGGAAGCCCTCACGGCTTTGACGCCAGTCATGTTTATTAACTGGAGTCTACAAATCTCAGAATTCCAAAAAGCAATCAACCCTGAAATTTGCTCTCCAGGGAccttcacccaccccccccccccccgaccgcCTTCTGCCCAGACATGCCCCTTCCCTGCCGTATTTTTCCAGGTGGGTGGACCCTGGGGCTGTGAGCTTCTGGAAGAGGAGCCCCTTCAAGGGAATAATGACTGCAGCCCCCGGTTTGCCTGTAACTTCTCCCACCCTCGGTTCTCACAGCCCACGTTCAAAACCGCAGGGGGTCGGATGGGTGGCTAGCTGGCTTCCAAGGTTGGGTGGAACCCTGCCGAATAAAGAGGAGCTGGGCTTGACATCTCCCTACGTTTGGTGACTTGCTAGAAAGACTGAAAAGACTCCATAGTGAGTGGGGCTCAGCTAAGATTGGCTGCAGAAAAGGACGCAGGGAGAGAAGGTGGCAGGAGGAGACACACATCAGCGGAGCCCAGAGAAGTCCAGCTCCCCCCCTGTGCCTCCTCACCCGAGCCGAGTCGGGACGGGCTTTTCTCTGCCAGAGAACTACAGGGTCATGTGTGAAGTCTTGCGTCCGGGGAAACCCAGGCAGGTCTCAGGCTCCAAGGTGTTTATGGGGCGTTTGTCAGATAGACTTATCCTGCTATCAATCAGCCACGGCAACTGAAGCCAGGACTCCAACCAGGAAGCCAGGCGTATCTCATCGATCTTAATGTTCGCGCAAAGCCACCCCAACGAGCCAGCGGGACCCGGTCCGCGGCTCCCGGTGTACACAACAACATCATCCGTCACTGACATAAAAACTTTCTGAGACCCCCATTCCCGAGGGCTGGCCAACCAGGGTCAGTCGTGGCTCCAGGCTTCCTTGGAAACATTCAAGGAGTTCAAGGACATTCAAGTACATTCAAGTACATTCAAGGCACCGGCTCCTTCCTCACGTTTTCACCTTTTCTACATGGTCCTCAGCCTACAGTTACAGATGCGTCTACACAGGTCAGCCTTGGGAAACCCTTTACTGGCTGCCGGACGTCATCGCCATGGCCCTGGTCAACGTGAAATAGGAGAAGGCAGCAAAACACACACGTGGCCTGGTTTCCAACCTCAACCTTGTGCGTGTCCTTGGCAAAATCATGTCATGTCTCCAGGCCAGCTAGGGTCTCACGCATCCCACCTGAGGGCAAGTTTGTGAGATGGCTGTGGTAGGTGACGGTGCCACGTAAGTGCTTCCTCTTACTGACGGTCGCACTTGTTTGACAGCTGTCTTTCCTGCTTCAGCTCCACATATCTGAGAGGAGCCGCAAATCCATAATCTCCGCTTACAGACTGATTCAAGAAACCAGCGCCAACCCCCTCGAGGCCATTGGCTGATCCGTTTCAGAGGATTTATCCTGCTAAACTTATCCCGCTTGGCACTTTCTACTTACACAAAAAATCTCTATTCCTTTTCAGAACAGAGCTGTAAGTCCAGTGTGTCccatttttttgttaatataataTGGAAAACAATTCATTTGCTGGCAGGGGgacatttattcagcaaatatttactgagaatctccagtaataataattaccattcagcaaatgtttattggaagcatactctgtgctaggcattgtggCCGGGTAGGGATACGGGAGATACGACAATTAACAGGCGCTAGGGCCCTGCTCATGGAAATTTCCATCTGTTTGCAAAGTAGGGTGGCCAAGTGTTCTGGTGTGCCCAGGACCCGAGCCACTGCCTCTGCCCCCAGAGAACCACCTCTGGACCGCCACTGCCCTCCAGGGCCACCAGAGCCTGGGACCCCAAGGCCTGCTGCTGCTGGAGTCAAGGTCAGAGGCTCAATGTGCTCAAAGCTGGGTGATAGTCTAGAGCAACCCCACAAATCTCTCCACCGAGGCCACGGTCACCTTGGGTGCTGCCCAGACTCCCTCTAAACCCTGGAAAGACTTCACTGGACCCTGTCCACCACCCAGATGTGGACACCTGCTCTCacgggagaggggggcaggggagggggtgtcttGCTGTGCAGACTCAGGGAGGTTTCCTTTGTAGCTTCAACAGCAGGGAAGTCAAACGCCAGGCTTTTGCGTGAGGCTCTCTCTGCCCCGGCTGTGTTCCTTCCCTGCAGCTGACCACCCTGCCAGGCCCCCCGGGGGCCCCCAGAGGCCCTCAGGCCTCCCGCGGAGGGCCACCCGAAAGCCACGCCTGACCACCCACCCACTAAGGCCCTCACCCTCCTCACACGACCCAGCCTTGGGCACCGTAATTTCCGATATTTTGCAAAATTCCTATAAATGGACTTGTATGTTGTAGaatcaaaaaaagaagaacagagttttgttttaaacaagcaaacaagagaGTCTCATTTTGCCCAAACATACGCCAGTGTCCTATTTCTGTCCCTCGTGCAGCCGTAGGCATCAAGTAGCAATAACGTGTCCAACCAATTCATTGTCTTGAATTATTTACCTCTTTTAAGATGAGCTGTTTGAGAAGTAAGACCTAgacctcctttatttatttttattgaccgAGTTTTGTCGTTTGGGTTGTGTCCTCGCCGACTCCTCCCGACTTGGGCCGTCGTGCTGAGCCCCGCAATCTGCTCACTGCACGCCGGCACAGCTGTGCTAACCCGGGTGTCCTGCTTACGGCGGCTTTTCCTCTTTAATCCCCGAGTTTAGGATGGAAGACACTGGCTGTTCTGGTTTCATTAGGCCAGCAGACTCTTTTCGGCAAATCACCTGGCCAGCGTCTTGAAGGGGCTGGGTAAAATGAACGTTGCTCAACATGTTTGAAATGACCCACAAGGAAGAGATCGTGACACGGCGCCGATTTGCCAGGTTTGTAAATGGGGATCGAAAGGCAGGGATGGCAAAAGCTGTGATGTTGACAACGTGTCCCTAAAACTTTCCTCTGCCATTCACTCCCTCGTGTGAGATGTAGTGTGTGCCCCACCGTCCAGCACCCTTTGGAGACGCAGAGAACATGAGACGCTGTCTTTGTATTCGTGAGAGATTTCGGCTGAAGCCCGACAGAAGGTCCATATCATCCAAAAAGGACATAGGGTGTAGCTGGGCCTCAGAGACACTTGGGACAAAGCAGAAACTCTCGCCAGGGATTATCTTGGTGTCTGTTCACTTTCTCCTACCCTCAGTCGGGCTCTTCCACCAGCCAGGACCCTGGGGGTTCACCACCCGCAGACAACTGCAATCCACTGCTCCCACCCAAGCTCAGAAATCCAGGGAAGGGCTCTGATTGGCCCAGCTAGGGTCAGGCGTCCAGCTCTGACCAATCAGTGGTGGCCACGTGGGTGGCGTCTATAAGATCAACGGCGCTGAGAGCACTGGAGTGAGCCCCCATGCAACATGGCTGATCCTTATAACAAGAGGAGAAGAGATCCAGTGAGGCAGGTGCAGATGAGAAGCAGAGACGGGAGCATGTATTTCccagccaaggaatgccaaagattgtcGGCGACATCAGAGGCCGGGAGAGAGGCAGCGAACAGATCCTTCCCTAAACCCTTTGGAAAAAGCCCAGCCCTTTTGACCCCCCAACCCTAGCATCCAGAACGGTGAATGTATAAACTTTGTGTTGTTTTAcaccacccagtgtgtggtaatttattacagcaggCCTAGGATATTAATACAATAGACAGCAAAACATTCCAAAAGCTTAAATATTTCACTGTTTCAAAATAAAGGATGAGAATAATAATGGAGAGTGTGTAGTTTGGGGAGAGGGAGGTCTTTCTTATCCTACCACTGAAGActgaaattatgaaagaaaaggcTGGCTGACCCACTACATGAAAATCATGGTTCACAAAACATgacaaagttgaaagaaaaacGTTTGCAGTTTGTGACAAAGAACTAATATGTGCAATGCAGAACGGGCTCCtataatttagaaaaaagtaTCAGTGaccccacattttgtttatatataataaacaaattcaatgaCTAGACAAGATACAGAAGAAATCCAAACGGCAACGAAATGTGTGCAGAGTTTTTCTGCTtcacagataaatggaaattaGGATAAAGACATgtaatttctggggcacctgggtggctcagtcggacaagcatcctacttcggctcaggtcatgatcccttggttcgtgggatcgagccccacatcgggctctgggctgagagtggaccccgcttgggattctccctgtctcctctctctgcccctctcctggtcatgctttctctctctctctctctctctcaaaataaataaacttaaaaaaaaaaagcgtataCTTCCTCTCAAATCATACCGGCAAAGGCAGATCAGACTGACGGCGCTTGGCACTGCCATTAGCAGTCCCCAAACGTCCCAGCCAGAGGGACTTAGGCGTGCTGGCCATACCATAAAGGGTTAGCTCAGCAGACGTGGGTTGCTCAAACCCCAAGTGTGGCCCTTGATTGACTCCTGGGACGTGACCTCTGAGCCCCTGGAGAGTCCTTCCCGACAACAGCAACTTTGCGTGTCTGAGCGTTTGGGCCATGCCACATGGTTTATGCTGGCCACAGGATTTATGGCGAGCACCTGCTTCCTGTACGTCTGAGGCTCTATCACATGCTGTATCAGGCTGCAGAGTTTGGGCATTTTGCCTAAAGCCAACACGGCCTGGAAGCCTTCGGGAGCCACTTAGAAGTCATTTTCTCCTTGTCgcgggctgaactgtgtcccttcgaaattcATACTCTGCAGCTGTGACCCACAAGGTGGCTGTGATTGGAGATGGGGCCTGTAAGGAGACAACTGAGATTAAATGAGGCCCGACGGCAGACCCCTGACCCAGCATGACTGGGGTCCTTGTAGAAAGACAAAGAGACGCCAGGGATGCCCGTGCCCAGAGccaaggccatgtgaggacacagggagaaggagcCATCCACAAGGCAAGGGCCTCTGGAGAAACCAGCCTccccaacaccttgatcttggacttccagcctccagaactgtgagagaattaACTTCGGTTGTTGAAGCCCCCAGTCTGCGGGATGCTGTTATAGCCGCCCTAACGTACCTCTGGATCTGATAAAAAAAGGACTGTTCTCAGGTATTTACTTGGCCCCAGAGCCCcactattcttcttcttcttcttttttttaatgttcatttattttgaaagagagagtgtgtgtgggagcaggggaggggctgagagagagggagggacagaggatgcaGAGTGGGCTCCGGGATGACAGcggtgagcccgatgtggggctccaactcacgaacctcgagattatggcctgagccgaagtcagacacttaagcgattgaacccccaggcgcccccactcttCCCTCTGATTCTGCTCCCTGGGGACCCCGAAGAGCTGGCTTTGCAGAGGTGCTGGCAATCGTGAGTGACATCACAGCCACCGCCCTCCCAGCTTCCTGTCGCACAGGAAGGCCGTTTCTCTGGGAGC
It contains:
- the LOC123606388 gene encoding uncharacterized protein LOC123606388 isoform X2, which produces MMCPLLPRTRRGGGARLRPVTLGRPTLPGGERRAEHQAAPGGAEEFPRETGKKRACPESRRGGIRRAPPVHELGAQPIWPQELPARGAHDQPPHPPPQGQHFTSLSAVCLGSDTAICQMFRGTWPQGKRYLGTRNSEAGPFPRKRETEGKINPGTESRIHVYLCAGSRIRSFRLCQIADRVVSAQAEDLEVTTLSGTMQVVMPVLRPVTSPRPCHHCQRDF
- the LOC123606388 gene encoding uncharacterized protein LOC123606388 isoform X1, whose amino-acid sequence is MMCPLLPRTRRGGGARLRPVTLGRPTLPGGERRAEHQAAPGGAEEFPRETGKKRACPESRRGGIRRAPPVHELGAQPIWPQELPARGAHDQQPPHPPPQGQHFTSLSAVCLGSDTAICQMFRGTWPQGKRYLGTRNSEAGPFPRKRETEGKINPGTESRIHVYLCAGSRIRSFRLCQIADRVVSAQAEDLEVTTLSGTMQVVMPVLRPVTSPRPCHHCQRDF